The genomic interval CATTGCCCTGCAAACCGGTATTATCCTCGGgccaattgcttcctgcacccgatcAATTGTGACTGACACCCGACACacttttaaaaatcctaaaatgcCCTTGTCTTCTTCATTTATGAAAACATTGAATGGTGAGAAAGAGGAAGTTCATGAATGTGTGAAGCTTTGCTTTGAGCTGCAAAAGAGAAGATTGTGCTTCGTTCATTGTTGCTAAGTTGAGTGTAAGCTTCGTTTGCCAAAGTTAATGAGGTAAGTAATCCATTTTCATtcgttttttgtttttttctcgAGCTCAGCTGGTCCCGGATATCGGAATCCggaattctttttttttttgcctatggatattaatatccagaagtcaaaattttcaatatggatattaatatccggaACTAAGATTTGCCTCCGGACGCTGATATTCGTAGTTCATAATTACCTTACGAATGAAAATATCCAGAACTAGTATTTTCCTTATGGATGAAAATATCCGTAATTCATAATATTGCCTTGCGGATATATATCCGGAAGTTAACTGTTGATATTTTTTTGGTTATGGATTAATTTATCCGGAAGTGAAGTGTTCATTTTTTTCAGCAGCCGAATGGATACAACAGAGTCATACATGGGAGTTTTAGGGGAGATTGATGTGTGGGATGGATTAGATGATGTTGATCTGGAGCAGTCAACAAGTTATAACGCATTAGATAATGAACACAGGGCACATGAATGTAGTGAGGCATTTTCTACAAATGAGGTATGGTCAATGTTGGGTtgtgaatgttttttttatgaattatttttcctttaagaATCCAAGCACCAAGTAACTTTCGTCAACACCGAATCATTGCAATTGGACATGTCCACGGAAATCATTTTGTGCAGGTATAAACTAAACCAATAAGATTGATGTGGTAAATCAAGATTTGTGTACCTTATATTTATTACCTTTATAGGTCAAGCTCAAAGATGGTTGTCCAATTCCACCTACGGATATATTGTGGGCATCACATCGTTATCCAGCGGCCCAAACTTGGTCAACATACTACACTAGCCGGATACAAGTTTATACCCAACTAATGTCCATTAGacaatatttgtaattataacATTTGTAATAACATAATTTAGATTTATGCATGTTTAGTACATTTGCAGCTGTCCTACGGATAAAAATCAGATGCAAGTCTCACTcacttacggataaaaatatccggaactCTCACTCACAGTTAAccctacggataaaaatatccggaagtcACAGTTAtgcctacggataaaaatatccggaagccACAATTAtgcctacggataaaaatatccggaacccACATTTGTGCATACAGTTAtgcctacggataaaaatatgcGTAAGCCAGTGATTTGTGTACTAAAATAGAAGGTTCAGATACATTGAAACATATAGATAAGGTTCATATTGAAACATATTGAAACAAGAACCGATAAGGATCATATTGAAACATATAGATAAGGTTCAGATACATTGTCatggataaaaatattacataaaaagaAATCGTAATACATCTGACATAAAAAGAAATCCTAATCAATCATTCCTACGTGCATGTCTTCTGACATAAACAACTCTTTCATCAGTCGCTCCTCGTGCTAACATAATGGCTGCTTGTATGCCTTCCCAAACAGGGCTGCCCTCCACGACATCGCCATGATCAAGTAATGGCTGCAATGTCTCTGTAATTCTACGACAAATACCCTACAAGCATGAATGACAtactattagaaaaaaaataatacaaattaatacGTTAACAAGGTTAGAAGCATACCAGAGCAGGATGTGACTCCTCAGGATGACTTGGCACTGTTTCGTGATCACGTGCATCTGAGGGTACCGGTACAGGACGGTCATCCTCATCCGTATTAATCACATATGGATGTAATACAGCCCTAAACCAAGCCATGTACTCTTGAATGCAAGCGTCAGGATGAGGTGCTATGGCATAGTCATTTATGACATAATCATTGAAATGTAACCATCGACGGTCAATTTCATTTGTATCCGGATGACCATGTCCAAGTACAGATGGGTTGCAAGGGATGATCTGTGTATAGCCATACTGACACAGAACACGTTCTGGCATGTGCAACTGTGTCCAATTTCCAAGCCTCAAATAACCACAGAATAAGGATATCCACTCGAATGGACGTTATTCCCTATGCTCGTTGTATGGACAAAACCGAATGGAAGCTGAAGTCAATGTATCCAACTGTGATCGAACAACAACAATTGAAGTACCTTTTCCAGCATCATACAACCTACACCGAGGTTGGTTTTCAGAATACAATGCTTGCATACGTCTCATCCCTATAGACGGGAAGTGCTCATAAATCCACCCCTACAGCAATGTCGCATAACCAGCTAGTTGCTTGGTGTTTGCATAACTACGATCTCCTAGCTGCTCATACATGTGAGTTAGGGCAGCTGCTGCCCAAGAATATCCCCCGGTAAGCCTCAAATCAACAAAAAATCCAAGATAAAAGACACTGACTGATGTAACACTCTTGTCCGCAAAAATAGTGCAACCGACAAGGTGAAGTAAATATGCTCTGGCAGCCACAGTCCACTGCCTCCTTGAGCATGCGTCTCCATACACATCTCTTAGCCAACTCAAGCGCACATGAGCTCCCCGGCAGTGTCTTGTTTCTTCAGATGCAAGTGCACGATCAACACGGAGGGATTCTACCAATAAATCATTCGCCGAGTCTGAATCTAAGGTTTCCTGCGTGTAAAATTGTCCGACAATGGGTAAATGCAACAAATTTGACACATCATCAAAAGTGATGGTCATCTCCCCAACCGATAAGTGAAAACTGTTTGTCTCTGCATGCCACCTCTCTACAAAAGCACATAGCAGTCCTCGGTCTAAACTCTCATAACTAGCATGAAGCAAACCACCTAAGCCAGACAATTCTACAGCAGCTTGTATGCGTTCATGAGGTTCTCCTAACTTATTTATCTTCCTCCCATGTGAAACCACCTTCAACTCACCACGATCCTACAATAATCAACATATATCATCAATAAATAGATACATactaaattcaaaaaattatctTTCGTTACTTACCAAACCATTCCACAACTGTCTAGCTACATGATGTTCATAATTAACGAGTAAGGACTTATCTAATGGCCCTCCTGGATAGCCTTCATCATCCACTTCAACTTCTTTTTGTTCAATATAATCTTCAAACTGTTCATTTAGAATTGACGTACTTGGGCCACCCCGTTTTCTTCTCACCGATGCAGTTGATCGCACAAGGTCCAAATTAGAACTTCCTCCACCTCTAGTCCTCACCATCTAACATTCAATCCAACATATATAAAAGATTATAACACATATAGCATAAAAGAACATATAAATTAATCCATACAAGCAAAACAACAACACTAatacggatattaatatccgcaagacaacaacaaatttcggataaaaatatccacaACACATAACCCTAttccggataaaaatatccgtaagtcaaaacacacttacggataaaaatattcGGACCCAACTATATTCCGGATAAAAATATCTGTAAGTCAAAACAaacttacggataaaaatatccggaccCCAAACTcccttacggataaaaatatccgcacCTCTCAAAAGTCACttgcggataaaaatatccgcaaCTCTCACTCacttatggataaaaatatccagaaGCATGACGTACCTTCGAATCTGGTGCTCTGCCTGCGATAATGGAGGTCATGGTGGGTGCAGAAGAATGGAGAAGAACGTCGCTCACGGTGGTTGGACAACAAGCTTGCTCACGGTGGCTGCACAACACGGTGGCTTACGGTGGCTCGGTGGCTGCGGCAGGCACAATGGAATGGAAGAACAGAAGAATAGGGTTGGTGCAAGTGATTGGGTGCATATCACAATTAATAGGGTTGGTGCAAGTGATTGGGTGCATATCACAATTATAGTTTTCAGAATTTCATTAAGAATATATTCGCCTTTTACTATTAAGTGATTGGGTGTCAGTTAGaatgtgttgggtgcagggagaatgtGCCTATCCTCGGAGAGGTTCggctttgaaaaaaaattcatttgttgttgtatacttttattttggattcactattttgaaaagtttttgGATTGTTCagtctataattttttttttccagtattttatatatatatatataaatttaaaatttatggaTTGTATAGTTTAGAATGTTTTTCTGGTacaaactaaaatatattatgttatttaaaaatatatttcaaattatgaaatttaaaatgtatttttgggTTCATAATTGTACAAACTAAAATGTATTAtgtctttggaaaatataaaatgCATTTAAAATTGCATAATCCATTATATTCTTGAAAAAGTCATTCGAGACTTTGCGAGaatgtttcttttttatttttttattaaattgttattattaatatatgaaatattttaatatgcaTATATAATTATACAACAAGAAGTGGTGTGTCTCAAGGCGATGATAAATAGAGACCTATGATATCGTTTTGTAGAAAAGATCGTGAATAAGTTTTTCATGGTAGTGATAATGATATTATGGGTGCACATGCAATAAGATATGATTTGCAAGATGAATTTCTTAAAGGACTTATTATACTTTTGTACTAGTTAGTTTTGTTGATCATGTTCTCTTAGCACTATGAGATGGTGaagtaagaataaaaaatttacttaaTTATGATATTCGGTCATGtggtattattttatttacaagtACCCATATTTTTGTGTTAGGATAAGGAAATTTGGTTTTACATGGTTAAAAGTTAAGTAAATTTGGGATCTCGCAATTTAAGATGACAATCGCATTTTATTGTATTAGTTGTAGTGATATCCAAATCTTTTTTGTATTTCCTATACTTATCACCCATTTTACAACCTAACAATAcatatgtttttcttctttattgtcCATTTGTTTTGTCATACCTTAAAATGATGATTACAAAACCAAGTCGAAAAAGAATACCCTATACATAACTCAAACAAGTAATCTTGCGTATCAAATACCTATACAAATACATTACAACACAAGTATATGTCTTATGTCAAAAAAGTTacacaaataatataaaattctaCTTAGCTCATCTTTTGTAAAAGGGTGAACATAGTCTCCTCCAACCAATTTATCTTTTGTTGTCATAAAACTTCATAATATTATACTCATCCATGTCAAACAACTTATTCACTTCACTAGATATTTTGCTCAAAAATGAATTCCATTTTTATATTCAACAGTCACCACCAAAGTAATCGGAAGAGTGAGTATAAATCAATGTGATACTTAAGATTATGTGCAATACACAAttcaaaaaaatcttaaaataaattatattccaAAAGATACAATTTGTAAgtcataatttataatttatatttcagATTGTGCAATCAAGAATGATATGTTCACTTCTAGTTTGACCAATCAAAAACTcgaaaaatatttagtttaacaattgcagattatgtaatctagaaggTCTATGGATTATAAAATTTGGAACTGAAAGtgaaaatcttaaataaaagaaaactacAACAAGAGGCTTACCAAAATCCAACAACCAATACACCCCCCAACACCAAGTACAACCAAGTATGCCACTACCTTCACAATGTTCACAAACAAACATTAATACAACTAATGACATAGTAATAGGGGTGACAAAATGGGTTAGTCCGATTCGTTTTTGCCCGACCCACCATTGATATGCTTAAAGTAGGGCGGGCTGAACTAGCCTGTCAAGGTTATACAGGCTGAAATTAGTAATTTGTCCCATCATAGGATGAGTTGGTGAATTGACGGGTTGACCCcccactttttaaaaaaaatcatttttttatgtttttacaatttttttgttttggatTTATTTACTTAGTTGTAATAATTGACATCGCTTttttcacaataaaaaaaaattgaatcaaactttaatattgtaataaaaaaaaattaatacctaacaaaataaagtaaatatcaacaatactttaataaattaaaaatataaaaaaattaatataaataaaatcatatataaaatattcaccatcacaaattttaatttaaaaaacataaaatctattttaaaaatgttaaaaataaagaagtttAGACGTTCCATTCCCATTTTATCTAACCCACAAAATTGACATATTAAACGAATCCAACCAATACAaatttacaaattcaaaatgTCCCCTTTCTAATGCCTTTTTCAATTAGTGAACTTGGTGCAGAGGTGAAGTAGAATCGTTGTTGGGCAGTGAGAGCAGAATGGGGGAGACTCCGTCTCTGATTAGTCTCTGCATGGACGCTCTGACGCAACAACTTCTCCGTCCATTCGAcgatcttcttcttccttctatCTACCTCCTTCCTTCTCACTTGCTCAACACCTTAATCACGCGTTTGCCCCCTTTCGCACTCCGCATATTCCACCACCACCTGTACCTTCCCTCACTCTATCATTCCACCTTCAAACCTTCTCCTCTCTCCCTTCTAACCGTTTTCCATTTTCTGTTGTTGCCGGAACAGGCCCTTCGACGAGGAAGGCTTTTCTCGCGATCACTCAACCAACAAGAGGAAACGCGCGGGGTTCGTAGGATAAACTTCGTTCTGTAAGTAAATTGGGTTATGTTTATTGGTGATGGAGAATGTTGTTTCGTTTCAGGGATTGGAATCTGAATTCAGCTTGGCAGATATTATTTCGCCTACGCTGGCCTCAGCGTGTTCAGCTGATTCAGCCAACGGATTGGCAGCAACTCTACTGGGAAATTCATTTGCAAGAGTATGTTATAAGCCATGTATAAATTAAGTTTTATGCAATGCGTATGTTTAGATGAACATCTCTAGAAAAAGAAAACgaggaagaaaaaatgaaatgtgtttttctacaagttaaatttaaatcaaGCATGTGTTAATTTGTAAAAGTTATTTCATATTAGtttcttcaaaaacaatttttttacttGAATATGAGCTAGTTTTAGTTTATGGAGACATTTATGctactttattttctttattttcattttctagaAGTGTTTGAAGTTTACTTAAATAGGTCCCGTGTTTAATTGTGTTTATTGGTTAATGTGGGTTTCGTTCTAAACTTAATCAACTTGAAATAACAGTTGCTTAGATGAAGCGGCGGAGGTAGCACTAATCCCATCGTTTAGTGGGTCTATTGGTGACATACAGATTTCAGGTACTTTGATTATGGATTTTTATTTGCGTTATTGAAAATTTACGTCTGAATTTGCCTTCCACTTCCAGCTTAGGCTGAAGTATTTTCGCTTTTGAAAGTTGTTATGGAATAATTTAAGTTTGCTACTCCTATGATACAGTTTCTATTCTTGTTATCCACGAAGAAGAGATGTGATTGTGAGTCTGTGACATGAGAATGATATGTTAGTGTTTTGTTAACTTTTAGGCATATAGATAATCTCTGTGACTTTGACGTATTGAATGTGGTCCGGGATGTTGTTGACTGATGACAAAGAATGATTGAGTAATATGAATGATTGGAAGTTTCTTGAATTGCTTGATCATCCTTTTTTGCATCAACCGTTAAttgtttaaataatttctaatacATCTCCTGCATTTTGGGAGAAACTAAGTATTTGCTTTTCATCAGTACCATTACAGTGTCTGTATGTTTAAGGTGTCCTCAACTTTGTGAGTAAATAATCTTATTATCAAGCTGCACAACCCACTTCATTCTCCCTTTCTATCCTTTTAGTTTGTTATTGATAACTTACTGGATTTTCTTTACTTTGGCCCTCTTTTTTCAGACAGTACACTAAAACATATTGGTTTTGTGGGGGATACAAGCCATTCAACATGTGACCATTCAAAATTGTCTTACCATTGCCTACAATTTGGTAGCCATGCGAGGttagatataaatttt from Phaseolus vulgaris cultivar G19833 chromosome 1, P. vulgaris v2.0, whole genome shotgun sequence carries:
- the LOC137816067 gene encoding protein MAINTENANCE OF MERISTEMS-like, with the protein product MVRTRGGGSSNLDLVRSTASVRRKRGGPSTSILNEQFEDYIEQKEVEVDDEGYPGGPLDKSLLVNYEHHVARQLWNGLDRGELKVVSHGRKINKLGEPHERIQAAVELSGLGGLLHASYESLDRGLLCAFVERWHAETNSFHLSVGEMTITFDDVSNLLHLPIVGQFYTQETLDSDSANDLLVESLRVDRALASEETRHCRGAHVRLSWLRDVYGDACSRRQWTVAARAYLLHLVGCTIFADKSVTSVSVFYLGFFVDLRLTGGYSWAAAALTHMYEQLGDRSYANTKQLAGYATLLLYDAGKGTSIVVVRSQLDTLTSASIRLGNWTQLHMPERVLCQYGYTQIIPCNPSVLGHGHPDTNEIDRRWLHFNDYVINDYAIAPHPDACIQEYMAWFRAVLHPYVINTDEDDRPVPVPSDARDHETVPSHPEESHPALGICRRITETLQPLLDHGDVVEGSPVWEGIQAAIMLARGATDERVVYVRRHARRND